The following coding sequences lie in one Xylocopa sonorina isolate GNS202 chromosome 7, iyXylSono1_principal, whole genome shotgun sequence genomic window:
- the Spz5 gene encoding spatzle 5 Toll-1 receptor — MNFLPILFTVVCLADAHNEPCLEYGCPGRPQYEPFVPAPPGHTPNCAKPGQTFCESLDHYPQQLIKFLVDKCSFDFSSILRDESRNDFNVYRSIPNYSEGYDYPSNGDGQFPSLPFLPPTQYPVRGQPPLVYGIPPNDTQQNGYTYATPAQRNPFLGDASPVKYHPTGQRVVPDGSYYSQTQTLNSFGQGQAWWSSRHTRNSRVAPRSTFENPLLKYSRLNKERRKRQSNINAISLCPTEAQYIAPKAALNNQGNWMYVVNLQEQNQKYSQLVRSERCTTNVCNGICSIPEGYTSKCQQQFVQKRLVALEGSGNQLYTDIFWFPHGCSCQIMENF; from the exons ATGAATTTCTTACCGATCCTATTCACAGTT GTGTGCTTGGCGGACGCTCACAACGAGCCTTGCCTCGAGTACGGATGTCCAGGACGACCGCAGTACGAGCCTTTTGTACCGGCACCACCGGGGCACACTCCGAATTGCGCAAAGCCGGGACAAACGTTCTGCGAAAGCCTCGATCACTATCCACA ACAGCTGATCAAATTCCTCGTCGACAAATGCAGCTTCGACTTCAGCTCAATCCTGAGGGACGAGTCCAGGAACGATTTCAACGTTTACAG GTCGATCCCGAATTACTCCGAGGGTTAtgattatccgtcgaacggggaTGGTCAGTTCCCCTCGCTGCCGTTCCTGCCGCCGACACAGTATCCCGTTCGAGGACAGCCGCCGCTCGTTTACGGGATTCCACCTAACGACACTCAACAGAATGG CTATACATACGCCACACCAGCCCAGAGGAATCCGTTTTTGGGCGATGCGAGTCCTGTCAAGTACCATCCGACTGGACAACGGGTAGTGCCGGATGGATCCTACTATTCTCAGACGCAGACATTGAACTCGTTTGGACAGGGTCAAGCGTGGTGGTCGAGCAG ACACACGCGAAACAGCAGAGTCGCGCCTCGTTCCACGTTCGAGAATCCGCTGTTGAAGTACAGCAGATTGAATAAGGAGCGGAGGAAGAGGCAGTCGAACatcaacgcgatatcactttgCCCAACGGAGGCGCAGTACATCGCGCCAAAGGCGGCTCTGAACAATCAAGGGAACTGGATGTACGTGGTGAACCTTCAGGAGCAGAACCAGAAGTATTCGCAGTTGGTCAGGAGCGAGAGATGCAC GACAAACGTCTGCAACGGTATTTGTTCGATTCCCGAGGGATACACCAGCAAATGTCAGCAGCAGTTCGTTCAAAAGCGCTTGGTGGCGCTCGAAGGAAGCGGAAACCAACTGTACACCGACATATTTTGGTTCCCACACGGCTGCTCCTGTCAGATCATGGAAAACttctga